The Thermoplasmata archaeon genome window below encodes:
- a CDS encoding HD domain-containing protein, producing the protein MIDINLPIRNNKTLEILLKEVNESIELNTLWKASNITAIDRLGFSDHGPVHIRIVTNIALKLLRILIKKGITPTIVKNYAYSNEDAEVVVFLGSILHDIGHSIHRVDHELLSTFLAIDILENLLKDVYDKEKKEIMKVEILHCIYSHRSDITPLTIEAGVVKIADALDMAKGRARIPFNAGKVNIYSVSAMAIESIEIGEGANVPISIKIKMRNSAGIFQIDELLKNKINTSGIKEYIEVVAEIGKEEKIIEKSYTI; encoded by the coding sequence ATGATCGATATTAATTTACCAATTCGTAATAATAAAACACTTGAAATATTACTGAAAGAAGTTAATGAAAGTATTGAACTAAATACTCTATGGAAAGCATCAAACATAACTGCAATAGATCGCTTAGGTTTTAGTGATCATGGCCCTGTCCATATAAGGATAGTTACTAACATAGCATTAAAGCTGTTAAGAATATTAATTAAAAAGGGTATAACTCCAACAATTGTTAAAAATTATGCATATTCAAATGAAGATGCAGAAGTTGTGGTTTTTTTAGGCTCAATTTTACATGATATCGGGCATTCCATACATCGCGTAGATCACGAACTATTAAGTACTTTTTTAGCGATAGATATATTAGAAAATTTACTGAAAGATGTCTATGATAAAGAGAAAAAAGAGATAATGAAAGTAGAAATATTGCATTGCATCTATTCTCATCGTTCAGATATAACTCCTTTAACAATAGAAGCAGGTGTAGTTAAGATTGCTGATGCTCTAGACATGGCAAAGGGCAGAGCCAGAATACCATTTAACGCCGGCAAGGTAAATATTTACTCTGTGTCTGCAATGGCTATAGAAAGTATAGAAATAGGAGAAGGTGCAAATGTGCCTATATCTATAAAGATTAAAATGCGTAATTCTGCAGGAATATTTCAGATTGACGAACTTCTAAAAAACAAGATTAACACGTCAGGCATAAAAGAATACATTGAGGTAGTAGCTGAAATTGGAAAAGAAGAAAAAATCATTGAGAAAAGTTATACAATTTAA